The Lonchura striata isolate bLonStr1 chromosome 16, bLonStr1.mat, whole genome shotgun sequence genome contains the following window.
TGACTCGCCATCTAGTGCAGGTTTAAGGCATAACATAATTACAGAGACAGTTTTAAGTCAAGGTGATAGTCTCCTAAACCACTTCAAAAGTAGtggtattttatttctgtaagcAGGCAAAGTAACATAAAATTTACAGGAATAGAGACATAGATATAGAGAAAAGGACTAGCAAGTAAAATTTTAGAGGTGAAATATGAGAGTCATTCATCagctggcaacgtagaggacaAATATTCTAATGAAAAGCAGTGCACAATCCCTTTACAAGAAAAGGAGGAACATAAAATAATAGGGAAGATGCAGATGTGTTCAAACAACCTATTTATTTCAGCTGGTTTGCATTAATTCATCCAGCATCAGAAACTAGACAGCATCCAATAACTGTCtggttttaaatgtattttctttcattccagGTGACTGATTCCTTAGGTGTACACCCGATTCCTTCCCCTCAACCTCTGATAAAACATCATTTATCATGAGAGCATTTATTAAATCCTGCATTCCTCAGTGTTTGTGGATTCTCAGGTCACCTTCCACAACATTCCATGGAAACAACAGACTTCTTACATCTCAGATTATTTCCCATTATGAATCTATAAACCAGGGTAAAAAGGAACTGCCAGAATATTTCAACTTTGCAAGTGATGTCTTAGATGAGTGGGCACGACTGGAAAAGGTAgtatttgtcttttcttttataGACATTGATTGTAGTTTAACCCCAGCTGTCAACTAAGAACCACAGAGCCCCTGGAactcacacacacatatacacacacccccagtgggatggggaggagaatcaggagaaaaaaaggtaaaCCACATGGTTTGAGGAAAGAACAGtttaagaatttaaataaattgaaaCAAATATAATAATAAGTAAAATGTAATACATAcattatgtatatatatataaatatagtaATAAGaagaatattaataataattatcaCTATTGTAGAAATAATAGTAGAAGTAGTAGTGATTAAAAGGGAGATAACAAAAATGAGAGAGGAACAAAGAAGACCCAGAAAGGATGAATGATGCACAACACAATTGCCCACTGCCCACTGATCAacacccagcctgtccccaaaCAGTGATTGGCACCTCTCGACCAACTTCCCACCAGGGTATAAACTGAGCAGGACCTCCTGTGgttggaatatccctttgggcAGTTCAGGTCAGCTGTCCTGTCTGTGATCTCCCCCACCTTTTCATGCACCAGCTTGTTGGCAGAGTGTGAAAAACTGGGAAGTCCTTGACTTAGTTGTTGCTAAGCAGTGCTTACACTATCCCAGTCAAAACCAGGACGTGGTGGAACAAATCTCAGATGATACAATTTTATTAATGGGTACTGGATAGTACTGGCACCATTTTGTTTATCAGAAAGATATATGGGTATCACTCCAAGAGAGTAGTTGCCAAGGATGGTTTATATTGAAGTGAAACCCTTtaatttttgtcttattttagTATCTCCTCACATGTTGTAGGATGGAAGAAAGCCAGCAAATCCAGCTTTTTGGTGGGTCAatgaggagggagaggaggtgaAGTGGAGCTTTGAGGAGCTGGGCTCTCTGACCAGGAAGGCAGCCAATGTCCTTTCTGAGGCCTGTGGTCTGCAGAGAGGAGACAGGGTTCTGGCAGTTCTGCCTCGTGTTCCTGAGTGGTGGCTCCTCAATGTGGCCTGCATGCGAGCAGGTGAGTGCCTCACTGACTTGTTGGGTGCAGACAGAAGGCAAAGAGAGCCTACAAGACAATGTAAACAGGAATATTCTGTTGTGACCTCTAGAAGGGATCTTTTGCCTAGAAGGAGAATTGGCAGCACCCACACAGGAAGCACAGGGCCAGACATGGTCCAGTCTAACAGCATCCTCAGGTGAAGCCAGTGAGGGCTGAATGGCTGCAACCTAAGGCCAGACTTGACCACATACATTGGAAGGCAGCTGAATTTATAATGGAAGAACTTATATGATTCGAGTCATTAATAATTCAATATATctattttgctctgcttttaaaCTGATAAACATCCACGATGGATAAAATCAGCATCAACAGAGAGACATTACCAAGTGTTTTTGGGAAATGCTGAGTTTTTTCAATTGCTCCTTgctttttttccaggaattGTCCTTATTCCAGGAACATCTCAATTAACAGCCAAAGACATCTCATACCGACTGCAGGCTTCAAAAGCCAAGTGCATCGTTACCAATGACATGCTGGCACCTGCAGTGGAATCTGTCCTGCCTGGCAGCCAGTTCCTGAAAAGTAAACTCATTGTAGGCcaagggagcagggatgggtggTTGAACTTCAAAGAACTCCTTGCGTGAGTATCCAGCTCTTTTCTTTCCAGATCTTTGAGGTGAAGGGCGCTGTATTAGTCAGGTGACATTGCTGAGTTGTGGGggtaattttcaaaatacaaatgAGTTACGTTTTTGCATCCGTCTGTCAGTTCCCTGTTTTGTGATTACACTGGTAGAGGTTCATCTAATCCAGGTTTTTGGAATTTAGTTCATGTCCTTCAGCTTTGCTTAGCAGCAAGACAGTTTTTAGAAGCTCTCTGCTTCTACTGTGATCATCAGACAAGCACACAGAGTTCTAAACAATTGTTACGAGCTTGTCTGCTGGAGCCCTTTCTAATGGTTATTGATTAAATGGGAAAATACCCATTCCAGCTCTTGATGCTCAGTTCTTTCTTCCCTCTACTATCCTGGTGGCTCAGAGGATCTGACTTGTCCATCAGTCATTTGAACATAAATGATATACTGTTAGTAATAAGACCAATGTACTTGGCACGATAACCTCAGTTACTAATTTCAAGTTGGGGGCTGGTTTTTGCTTGTGTGAGGCAAACACTGattcctggctgctgctccatAACCAACACCTGGAGTGCCCTTGCTAAAACAGTTGCAAAGTCACTGAAATATTCTGTAGGTACTCATATCTTAAAAGTTTTGGCATACAGGATATATTTGTTACAAGCAAAATGTGTTCTCTAAGTGTTCTTACCTGTGTTACCACCTATTTAGTGAGATCATTCACTTTGGGGCAATTCTCCTGTTGAACTTCTAAACAATAAAAATGCTGTTGCCCTGGTGGAAAAGTGTTTGTAGTGACTGGAATATATAATTTCTTCTGAAGGGTTGCATCTGCTGACCATAAATGTGTCAAGACAAGGAGTCAAGACCCAATGCTCGTGTATTTTACCAGCGGAACCACGGGCTTCCCAAAAATGGTGGTGCAGTCCCACAGCAGTTATGGCATTGGATTTGCAATCAGTGGCAGGTATTACCTTGCAGTTCCTCCCAGGGCCATGATTAAATGCTGTGATCAGCATTAAGCTGAAGATGAGACCATAACATTCCAGTAAATGCAGGCATTTCATAACTGTAGGATCTTGCATCTTCCTCATCTTGAAAATTAAAGGATAACCTTTCCCAAAGCATTCAGAATTGGAAGCTGGTGATCAAGGATCCAGAAAAGTAACTTGTTTAGTTTCCTGGAGAAATGAGCTGTGACTTAGCTGATGTCTCAACTGCACCAGGTAGGGAAAGCCTATTCCAGATGATCTGTTTGGGTTCTGCTCTAGATCCAGATTCTGCAGCTCAAGACAAAGATGTTTTGCACTGctcacaagaaaaataaatgctcaAAATATtaagcaggagggaaggaagagaaatcAGAGAATATTTAAGACTCTTCAACTCTCCCAAGCTTTCCACAGAGCCCCACTTGCTGACGCCACATCTTCTAATGGAAGCCTCCTGCTGTGACCTGGGCCCGAGTCTCTCACATTCTCTGCAGCATTTCTTCCATCTCTGCTTTTTCATCAGGTATTGGTTGAACTTGACTCCTTCAGATATAATGTGGAATACCTCTGATACTGGCTGGGTTAAAGCAGCTTGGAGCAGTGTTTTTTCACCGTGGATCTGTGGATCCTGTGTCTTTGTACACAATATGCCACAGTTTAAACCAGAAGTTATTGCAGAGGTAAGTTTAACATTTTatactgtaatatttatttccattttacaaAATGAAGGAAACAAACTGGGCTCCAGTCTATGGGTGCCATTGCTTAGTAGCAGCAGGGATACTACTTCCCACATCCCAAGGAATTTGGTGCCCATTAAGGTCAAGGAACAAGTGTTTTCCCTCCTGGTTAGGCcatgtgtcatggtttgactgTAGATGACAATTGGATAAAGACACAGGATATAAAGATCTTGGGACCACTGCTGTGTTGTGCAATATTGAACCTAAGTTCAGATATGAACTTCCATCTGCTTTGGGGTTAGGCTGAGTATGGGCCAGTACTCAGACTATAGCATAAACCTGAATTAAGGCTCTGTTTTCCTGGATTTTCAGTGAGTTGCCAGAGTGCCTATTCCCCCTTTAAGGCACTTTAAATCAATCAGTTGACTGATTCCCCTCAACACTGGCCTCTTTGTTAATCACCTGCACATTCACAAGGTCAGACCCAGCATTCCACTTTCTGTCCAGCACAataatttcctatttttctaGACTCTCTCAAGGTATCCCATCACCACCTTCTGCACAGCTCCCACCGCCTTCCTCATGCTGGTCAAACATGATGTGAGCAGGtacagcagggaggggagggaggctGGGGAATAATGCTGGCACAGTTCTGCATGGTTAGTTCCTTAGCTTCCTTAATTCTCTTTTTCAGTTCAAGGAAACCTAATTAGCAAAGCTTGCTCTCAGTAAAGAAGATTCTCAGTTTTCAAATGTGAGAAGAATGAGCCACACTATAGACTACTTGGGCTTCAGTACTGGGTCTTTGAATAGACAGCACAGAGGAAacaaggaagattttttttttaagctgtcacttcctctgaaCTTAGGCTTCACAGTTCAATTTCAGTCAATGTTTTAGTCAGCATTGGATCAGGGAGTTACTGGTGCACCATGGAGTTGTTCTCACATGTTTGAGAATGAAGGGAGCAGTTAGAGGAGTTCTGCACGCTGAGAGTTATTTGGTAGCTGTTCTTCCTGGTTTGTTACTCTGTAAAATACCCAGGTTGTGAGAAGTGGTTTGTAAGGAGTTTTCTCATCTTTGGTAAGGTACTCATTCTGGTCACATAGGTCTTTCATCTTGCTAAAAGTCAACCCAGGTTTAGCAAAGCTCGGCCTCTGTGTATCTATTCAACCTTATGTTGGCACATAACTCAGCTTTCCACACACATCTGATGTGCCTGTTCAGATTCCTCCTTTTATGTCAGCTCTCCCACAGAAACGCTTTTGCTCActttttccagcagaaaaacCTACTTCTATTGACACAGAGATAAACCACGTCATCTTCAGTGGCAGCTCAAGCAGTCTAGGATTCTAGCTGAGGTGCGCATAACAGGATGATGATTGTCATTTCCAAAGGGGCTTGTGAAGCTTTAGGTGTGCGTCCTTGGAAAGCTGAGGGAGTCTGTTCGGTTAAGTCTATTTACTGTTCTTTGCAAGagttaagaaaattatttcatttgctCTTTCTCTCAAGCTACAAGTTCCCAAGTCTGAAGCACTGTGTAACTGGAGGGGAAGCACTGAATCCTGAGGTGTTGGCGAAGTGGAAAATCCAGACAGGGCTGGATATCCATGAAGGTTATGGCCAGACCGAAACAGTACGTTTGCAATAAATGTAATTACTGGTAGTAAAACACTTCACCATCTTTACTTCAAAAGCAAAGCtaaaatagattattttctCTGGGCATTAATTTATTCTATGTGaggttttaatgaaaaatattaaagcagCTCATATCCCAGACTCTGATGTTCTCAAAAAATCACAGTGCTTTGGTCCCGATTCAACCCTTGTCACAACAAAGTCACAAAGAGGAGTCCTGACTAATGcaaacaataataaaatttacAAGATGTTgcaacaatttttaaaaatcctttaaaaaaatctattctgCAGGTGACAATCTGTGCCAATatgaaaggaatgaaaattaaACCTGGCTCTTTGGGAAAAGCTGTTCCCCCTTACGATGTGCAGGTATGTGGCAGTCGTGGGTAGAACAGCAAGGCAGTGCTGTCTGCgtccctctgtgccctgcactGAACTGCAGCAGATGTTCCTCTGAGCTGACCAAAGCACCCCTGCCGTGCCTGTCCTTTCTGCAGATCGTAGATGACCATGGGGCTGTTGTGCCTGCAGGAGAAGAGGGCATCATTGCTGTCCGAGTGCAGCCCACACGACCCTTCTGTCTGTTCTCCGAGTACTTGGTGAGCCTGACCTGCTGCCTCTGTGTCTGCTGGGAGACCCAGGAGAGAGCCAGGGCAAAGGTCTGCCAGGAGCAGAATTCCATGCAGGATCCTCAGAAAGCCTCACTGGGTTACTTGGGGACTTCAAGCCTGATCAGTGCATAGTTTCAGGAACAGACTGACTGACAGAGTGTAGTTTTAAAATGCACCACAAACCAGGGGATGCCTTGTTCCAGATATGTGCCATGCGTTTCATGTTCAGAGCATCACTCTTTTCTCTCTATTCCATTCCTATTTTTGGTTAAATGTTATTGAAGCAAGCCCATAAATTCTACTCCAACACATTAGAAGCTCAGCGAGGCTTTCCAAGGGGCAGGTATTGTATTCCCTCATACCACTGTCAGAGGTACCCCCATTCCAGCAGGCACTGCAGTCAGAGAAACCTTTGTACAGATGCCTGTCACACACAACATGTGCACAAGATCAACAGACCAAACACAAGCTactgcacaaacctctcacatgTATATGACCATATGGCTCTGAGGTAGTGACACCTCAGTGAAAATACAAAGCAGTATTGAACACACTCATTTTGAGTACAGTTTTATTGTTCATTCTTAACATCACTGCTAAGGAAATGCAATAAAAGTAAGatacttttctgaaatgtttgaTTTTTGCCAGGATAATCCAGAGAAAACTGCTGCCTCTGTGTGTGGAGATTTTTATCTCACCGGGGACAGAGGCGTTATGGATGAAGAGGGATATGTCTGGTTTGTTGGAAGAGCTGATGATATCATTAACTCTGCTGGGTAAGGCATTTCCTTTTAGATGTGCCTCATGAAACGCAGCCTGGAAGGAGCAAAGGACTGCTCcatgctgctgggctgagctgtctTTGTGCTCCCCAGGTATCGCATTGGCCCATTTGAAGTGGAGAGTGCGTTGATTGAGCACCCAGCAGTCTCAGAGGCGGCTGTTGTCAGCAGCCCTGACCCAGTGCGAGGGGAGGTAaaacaaaataggaaaaaatgtgaaataaatacCCTTTCTACTAAGTATTAACTGCCTTATATGTACTAGGCTTCCTTGGAATTCAATATGttgcatattttgaaattttgtgagcataaacatttttaaaatgcgTATCTTGACAGATATCAAAAATTTAGAATTATTCCTTTGCAGGGTtttatgtggggaaaaaaaattgatttttcagAGTATTCATGTGATCTTTTTGTCTAAGCAATGAAACTTTGATTATTTCTCATTTACCTCTAAGCATATGGAGGCAATGATATCCAgtgtttaatttttgctttatattttccAACTTTGCAACATTTCTTTGAGCAGCTGGGATGAGATTTTAATCTCTCTTTATTTTCCATACTAGAACTTTTTGAAAGTTTAATGATGTATAAAGTTAAGAAAACAAGGGGGAAATAGGAAAACATTCTCTGCTGCAGAATGAGTCCTTCATAGCACAGCATTCTGTAATAAACAGCTAATGAAAagggaaattaaagaaaaatatcaaatattgGCATTCTGAATTTTGACATTCACTTTTCACGCCAGATGTATTTCCTTATTGCCAGCTCTGGAAGTTAATGGAACCCCTTCATTTTTGTGGCACAGGTGGTCAAAGCCTTCATTGTTTTAGCTCCTGCTTTTGTATCACATGatccagaaaaattaattcatgAGCTTCAGCAACATGTCAAGAAGGTGACTGCACCATACAAGTATCCAAGGAAGGTAAGTCCAGCCCAAAAGGACAGGTTCTCTCATTGTACCAGAAACTGAGCAATTTTTGTCCTGCCTCAGCTCTTTTTCAACAGCTTTCTGTCAAAACACTGCAGCCAGAGGTAGATAAAATAAAAGTCAATAATAGGGTCTGTTGTACCTGTAGCCTTGGGTTGGCTGTGTGTGCTAGAATGGACTCAGAGGGAGGCAATGGTGGTGAAATTTTACTTTATGAGGGCCCAGTCTTTCTTCATGGAATCCTGGAGTTTTCACAGCAGCTCAAATGGTCAAGGCATTC
Protein-coding sequences here:
- the LOC110475545 gene encoding acyl-coenzyme A synthetase ACSM3, mitochondrial-like isoform X1 — protein: MRAFIKSCIPQCLWILRSPSTTFHGNNRLLTSQIISHYESINQGKKELPEYFNFASDVLDEWARLEKDGRKPANPAFWWVNEEGEEVKWSFEELGSLTRKAANVLSEACGLQRGDRVLAVLPRVPEWWLLNVACMRAGIVLIPGTSQLTAKDISYRLQASKAKCIVTNDMLAPAVESVLPGSQFLKSKLIVGQGSRDGWLNFKELLAVASADHKCVKTRSQDPMLVYFTSGTTGFPKMVVQSHSSYGIGFAISGRYWLNLTPSDIMWNTSDTGWVKAAWSSVFSPWICGSCVFVHNMPQFKPEVIAETLSRYPITTFCTAPTAFLMLVKHDVSSYKFPSLKHCVTGGEALNPEVLAKWKIQTGLDIHEGYGQTETVTICANMKGMKIKPGSLGKAVPPYDVQIVDDHGAVVPAGEEGIIAVRVQPTRPFCLFSEYLDNPEKTAASVCGDFYLTGDRGVMDEEGYVWFVGRADDIINSAGYRIGPFEVESALIEHPAVSEAAVVSSPDPVRGEVVKAFIVLAPAFVSHDPEKLIHELQQHVKKVTAPYKYPRKVEFVQDLPKTATGKIQRKALKSKEWAKL
- the LOC110475545 gene encoding acyl-coenzyme A synthetase ACSM3, mitochondrial-like isoform X2 encodes the protein MRAFIKSCIPQCLWILRSPSTTFHGNNRLLTSQIISHYESINQGKKELPEYFNFASDVLDEWARLEKDGRKPANPAFWWVNEEGEEVKWSFEELGSLTRKAANVLSEACGLQRGDRVLAVLPRVPEWWLLNVACMRAGIVLIPGTSQLTAKDISYRLQASKAKCIVTNDMLAPAVESVLPGSQFLKSKLIVGQGSRDGWLNFKELLAVASADHKCVKTRSQDPMLVYFTSGTTGFPKMVVQSHSSYGIGFAISGRILHLPHLEN